From Rhodothermales bacterium, a single genomic window includes:
- a CDS encoding DUF1080 domain-containing protein, whose translation MRIKRAMLLLIGLVTINLGCAGQAALFNGKDLTGWTIYGTERWYVENGELICESGPDAQYGYLATDDFYKDFDLTLEFRQEADGNSGVFFRSTIEGTKITGWQVEVAPPGHDTGGVYESYGRGWLIKPDPAKDSALKMGEWNQMRIRVVGDHVQSWLNGTPMVDFSDEKIGQANGSIALQIHDGGGIKVRWRNLKVERIG comes from the coding sequence ATGAGGATTAAACGTGCGATGCTCCTGCTGATCGGCCTGGTTACGATCAACCTGGGTTGCGCCGGCCAGGCCGCGCTGTTCAACGGCAAGGACCTGACGGGCTGGACGATCTACGGCACCGAGCGATGGTATGTCGAAAACGGCGAACTGATCTGCGAAAGCGGGCCCGATGCGCAGTACGGATACCTCGCGACGGACGATTTCTACAAGGACTTCGACCTGACGCTGGAATTCCGCCAGGAGGCGGACGGCAACAGCGGGGTCTTTTTCCGATCGACGATCGAGGGCACAAAAATCACCGGATGGCAGGTGGAAGTCGCCCCGCCCGGGCACGACACCGGCGGCGTCTACGAATCGTACGGACGAGGCTGGCTGATCAAGCCCGATCCCGCCAAGGACAGCGCGCTCAAGATGGGCGAGTGGAATCAGATGCGGATCCGGGTCGTGGGCGATCACGTCCAGAGCTGGCTCAACGGGACCCCGATGGTCGATTTCTCCGATGAAAAGATCGGCCAGGCCAACGGATCGATCGCGCTGCAGATCCACGACGGCGGCGGCATCAAGGTGCGCTGGCGCAACCTCAAGGTCGAGCGCATCGGCTGA